One segment of Pontibacter akesuensis DNA contains the following:
- a CDS encoding PPC domain-containing protein, which translates to MPVTIRKQARLKYIPILLLVFTVLFCKGPEPEPSPNPTPASGIIDKVALQTGEILLHGSTPELIMAPNEQTSVTISQMSLNSIDSSPKNIALNSSDPNVVTVTSEGKVKAVSNGSAFIVGSDKEGNKAVFSVTVRTNDLPALTEPVFSNFDKPILIVNMEKAESVKPIILNRLGQPLQVPYSLGFQSGNTSKDVAENSPPNYPQEGIYNLAVKAGDKELVGNTPVILYTPSKSSLAEIKPRMIGASLEWGRYPSHFNRNGLQSQPVRGLVYRLIPKTSNGRVELLLNISEEDVTVETEDNTVISANGSTITSVKAGIGKWRVKQEDYIGPWKNSQVFYDFSGDWICSNNKKGFSIHMEVPEVVGRIYHRGVQGNYTAFFQLYELWANWYIQRDLAKAQFVNLVTKEVSKISNAKIGPLSACTICSYPTELQRQGWSYGELHTSYDNTRGVLTYINDDEFMMADGTLNGPIFKRGKVDLANPTNVPTSVVTTTPASIDAVSAVLGGTVSGSPEIVERGIIIDTTPNLTVERRNTFQEGAGNGEFVTKVSGFSADTRYYVNAYAKSATGVITYGNELSFKTTGTGPGTGAGPGAGTGPGTGTGTSKEIIVDTELKGEAYEKVGFSFTLPAGVKTMEIRTVESATAYWNTADLFVRKGSAPVVAGPKPPTWTPAYSWTADCHSTEPNRSEEVCPFTNPGAGTWYVTLYGYNTYFRSRVIITITK; encoded by the coding sequence ATGCCAGTAACTATACGAAAGCAGGCAAGACTTAAGTATATACCTATACTACTTCTAGTATTTACTGTTCTTTTCTGCAAAGGGCCCGAGCCCGAGCCTAGTCCTAATCCAACCCCGGCTTCCGGTATAATTGACAAGGTAGCGTTGCAAACCGGAGAAATACTGCTCCATGGGTCAACCCCGGAGTTGATCATGGCGCCTAATGAACAGACTTCTGTTACCATTAGTCAAATGAGCTTAAACTCAATTGATTCTTCTCCTAAAAACATTGCGTTGAACAGCTCTGACCCCAACGTGGTAACGGTAACGTCAGAGGGAAAAGTCAAAGCTGTTTCTAACGGCAGTGCTTTTATTGTTGGAAGTGACAAGGAAGGAAACAAAGCGGTATTTTCAGTAACAGTACGCACCAATGACCTCCCTGCCTTGACAGAACCTGTATTTAGTAACTTTGATAAGCCTATCTTGATTGTAAATATGGAAAAGGCTGAATCTGTAAAACCAATTATCCTAAACCGGTTAGGTCAGCCTTTGCAAGTACCGTATTCCTTAGGCTTCCAGTCCGGCAACACAAGTAAAGACGTAGCAGAAAATAGTCCTCCCAATTACCCTCAGGAGGGCATTTACAATCTAGCGGTTAAGGCGGGAGATAAGGAGTTGGTGGGAAATACACCCGTAATTTTATATACCCCAAGCAAGTCCTCTTTAGCAGAAATAAAGCCTAGAATGATAGGAGCTAGTTTGGAGTGGGGCAGGTATCCTAGTCATTTCAATAGGAATGGGCTGCAATCGCAACCGGTCAGAGGATTAGTCTACCGTTTAATTCCTAAGACATCAAATGGCAGAGTAGAGTTGTTACTAAACATTTCAGAAGAGGATGTCACTGTTGAAACAGAAGACAATACTGTTATCTCAGCCAATGGCTCCACTATTACGTCAGTAAAAGCAGGGATAGGAAAATGGCGGGTGAAGCAGGAAGACTATATTGGTCCTTGGAAAAATAGTCAGGTTTTCTATGATTTCTCTGGAGACTGGATTTGCAGCAATAATAAAAAGGGCTTCAGCATCCATATGGAGGTTCCTGAGGTAGTTGGTAGAATTTACCACAGAGGTGTTCAGGGTAACTATACAGCTTTTTTTCAACTCTATGAATTATGGGCGAATTGGTACATCCAGCGGGATTTAGCGAAGGCCCAATTCGTGAACCTGGTAACAAAAGAGGTCTCCAAAATTTCTAATGCTAAGATAGGTCCACTCTCAGCTTGTACCATCTGCTCTTATCCGACCGAACTTCAAAGACAGGGATGGTCTTACGGTGAACTGCACACGAGTTATGATAATACGCGGGGGGTGTTAACCTACATCAATGATGATGAATTCATGATGGCGGATGGGACGTTGAATGGACCCATATTCAAAAGGGGGAAAGTTGATTTGGCAAACCCCACAAATGTACCTACCTCAGTTGTAACAACCACCCCTGCCAGCATTGATGCCGTCTCTGCAGTCTTGGGAGGTACTGTAAGTGGATCTCCTGAGATTGTAGAAAGAGGGATTATCATTGATACAACTCCAAACCTTACTGTGGAGAGAAGAAACACGTTTCAAGAAGGTGCCGGAAACGGGGAGTTTGTAACAAAGGTTTCTGGATTTTCAGCGGATACCAGGTATTATGTCAATGCTTATGCTAAATCAGCAACAGGTGTAATTACATACGGTAATGAGTTAAGTTTTAAAACTACTGGTACGGGACCCGGTACTGGTGCTGGACCCGGTGCTGGAACCGGACCAGGTACCGGAACTGGTACATCCAAGGAAATCATAGTTGACACAGAGCTGAAAGGTGAGGCATACGAAAAGGTGGGTTTCTCCTTTACGCTTCCTGCCGGCGTCAAGACGATGGAGATAAGGACAGTTGAAAGTGCGACTGCCTACTGGAACACCGCGGACCTGTTTGTAAGAAAAGGTTCTGCCCCCGTTGTAGCAGGCCCGAAGCCGCCCACCTGGACCCCTGCCTATTCTTGGACGGCTGACTGTCATAGCACCGAACCTAACAGGTCTGAGGAAGTTTGCCCTTTCACGAACCCCGGAGCCGGCACCTGGTACGTAACGCTTTACGGGTATAATACTTATTTCCGTTCTCGTGTGATAATTACAATCACGAAGTGA
- a CDS encoding choice-of-anchor I domain-containing protein: MCCIPSGPAPSASGQVYDSGGEVGKLLATASFYPDDRSDDKGAEPEGVAVGRVNDGTIAFVGAELADAVLVYDVSNPGRPEFLQVLRTGDAPEGIIFIPAGEGPGQRSLLVVRSENDGTVKVFEAGAMR; this comes from the coding sequence ATGTGCTGTATTCCTTCGGGGCCCGCTCCTTCAGCATCTGGCCAGGTATACGACAGCGGCGGCGAGGTCGGCAAACTCCTGGCGACGGCTTCCTTTTACCCCGACGACCGGAGCGACGACAAAGGAGCTGAGCCTGAAGGCGTAGCCGTGGGACGCGTAAACGACGGAACCATCGCTTTCGTGGGCGCTGAGCTGGCGGACGCCGTGCTGGTGTACGATGTGTCGAACCCGGGCAGGCCGGAGTTCCTGCAGGTACTGCGAACGGGCGATGCCCCGGAGGGAATAATTTTCATACCGGCCGGTGAGGGCCCCGGCCAAAGGAGCCTGCTGGTGGTCAGATCCGAGAATGACGGGACAGTGAAGGTATTCGAGGCCGGCGCCATGAGGTAA
- a CDS encoding TonB-dependent receptor, with the protein MALFCFAHTAWAQELEKASVSGNVSASTGEALAGVTVVLKETGIGTATNADGEFEVAGITPGNYVLQFSFVGFETQEKAVQLKASQRETVSINLREKSFEVKGVEVIGKSAARLLNEQAYAVTAVSTKELQNSVADARQVLNRVSGVRVLEEGGLGSNLSFTLNGFSGDQVKFFLDGVPMGSFGTSLRLSDIPVNTIERIEVYKGVVPVWLGTDALGGAVNIITNKKSNFLDASYSIGSFNTHRLSLNGARTNPKTGFTVRANANYNYSDNNYRVWVPITAGNNVVDSAEVERFHDRYRSGNMMLETGLVNKKYADQLLVGVIAAANDQQVQTGTTMSSVYGGIVRNSRSLVPTLKYSKDNLLVDGLNVSLYSAYSITESQIIDTLSGVTYNWRGEATYVPGSNDAENPSRKATFTTLYDNELNSQLNAGYAISPKHSLAINYALTNFHRKAFDTEDPDKIQNKFPNTLSKQVVGVAYKYDPTEKWSTTLFSKLYLLRAKTSKEYDFGTDTRRVASYENSNKSFGYGVATSYFLLPQLQLKASYEHTYRMPWASEIFGDGLFVLPNPELGPEQSDNFNAGAAYGFKLSQDHQFNIESSFIYRKAKDLIYQVVSGSPETYYSNLSKTRTLGVEGSMKYAWRDILHLGGGATFQDITDQAETVFSLYSGYQRNFQQGYRLPNTPYFFANANAGFTFRNALAKESVWNVNYYYNFVEQYFLSWAKLGSRDSKKIIPTQSSHNLEISCSLSQGKYNISAEVRNLTDARLYDKYYLQKPGRAFYLKVRYVL; encoded by the coding sequence TTGGCTTTATTCTGTTTCGCCCACACCGCCTGGGCACAGGAACTGGAGAAGGCAAGCGTGTCCGGCAACGTGAGTGCCTCCACAGGCGAAGCACTTGCCGGCGTTACTGTGGTACTAAAAGAGACCGGTATAGGCACGGCAACCAACGCTGATGGCGAGTTTGAGGTGGCAGGCATCACTCCCGGGAATTATGTGCTGCAGTTCAGCTTTGTGGGATTCGAGACACAGGAGAAAGCTGTACAGCTAAAGGCATCGCAAAGAGAAACGGTAAGTATAAACCTCCGGGAGAAGTCCTTTGAAGTAAAGGGTGTTGAGGTAATTGGGAAGTCCGCTGCCCGCCTGCTAAACGAGCAAGCTTACGCGGTTACCGCCGTTTCTACCAAGGAGCTGCAGAACAGCGTGGCGGATGCAAGGCAGGTCCTTAACCGCGTATCAGGTGTACGGGTACTGGAAGAAGGAGGATTGGGGTCAAATCTAAGCTTCACCCTGAATGGCTTTTCGGGAGACCAGGTGAAGTTCTTCCTGGATGGCGTTCCAATGGGCAGCTTCGGGACATCCCTTCGTCTAAGCGATATTCCTGTTAATACCATTGAAAGAATAGAGGTATACAAAGGAGTTGTGCCGGTTTGGCTGGGTACCGATGCGCTGGGTGGCGCTGTGAACATCATCACAAACAAAAAGAGCAACTTTCTCGATGCCTCCTACTCCATCGGATCTTTCAACACACACCGCCTGTCGCTGAACGGAGCCCGCACCAATCCTAAAACCGGCTTCACTGTCAGGGCAAACGCCAACTACAATTACTCCGATAACAACTACAGAGTATGGGTGCCGATCACAGCGGGAAACAACGTGGTCGATTCAGCTGAGGTAGAGCGGTTCCATGACCGCTACCGCTCGGGCAACATGATGCTGGAAACGGGATTGGTGAACAAGAAGTATGCAGATCAGCTTCTTGTGGGAGTGATTGCCGCAGCCAACGACCAGCAGGTGCAGACAGGCACCACCATGAGCAGTGTGTACGGCGGCATTGTCCGGAACAGCCGCTCGCTGGTACCCACCCTCAAGTATAGCAAAGACAACCTGTTGGTAGATGGCCTGAATGTGAGTCTTTACAGCGCGTACAGCATTACGGAATCCCAAATTATCGATACCCTAAGCGGGGTTACCTACAACTGGAGGGGGGAGGCAACGTATGTGCCCGGATCAAATGATGCCGAGAATCCATCCAGGAAAGCAACTTTCACAACCCTCTACGACAATGAACTCAACAGCCAGCTAAATGCTGGGTACGCCATCAGCCCGAAGCACTCGCTGGCCATTAACTATGCCCTGACAAACTTCCACAGGAAGGCGTTTGACACCGAGGACCCCGATAAGATCCAGAACAAGTTTCCGAACACCCTGAGCAAGCAGGTGGTGGGTGTCGCCTATAAGTATGATCCGACTGAAAAATGGAGTACCACCCTTTTTAGCAAGCTATACCTGCTCAGGGCAAAGACCAGCAAGGAGTATGATTTCGGCACTGACACCCGCCGCGTAGCTTCCTACGAGAACAGTAACAAAAGCTTTGGCTATGGTGTTGCCACCTCTTATTTCCTGCTTCCCCAGTTGCAGCTGAAAGCATCGTACGAGCATACGTACCGCATGCCCTGGGCCTCGGAGATTTTCGGCGATGGTCTGTTTGTCTTGCCTAACCCGGAGCTGGGACCGGAGCAGAGCGACAATTTCAATGCAGGGGCCGCCTACGGCTTCAAGTTGTCGCAGGACCACCAGTTTAACATCGAGAGCAGCTTTATCTACCGCAAGGCAAAAGACCTGATTTACCAGGTGGTGAGCGGAAGCCCCGAGACGTACTATAGCAACCTGAGCAAAACACGCACGCTGGGCGTGGAGGGAAGTATGAAGTATGCGTGGCGGGATATCCTGCACCTGGGCGGCGGGGCCACGTTTCAGGACATCACCGACCAGGCTGAAACTGTGTTCAGCCTTTACTCCGGCTACCAGCGCAACTTCCAGCAAGGCTACCGGCTGCCAAACACGCCCTACTTCTTTGCGAACGCCAACGCGGGGTTTACCTTCCGAAATGCGCTGGCGAAGGAGTCTGTCTGGAACGTGAACTATTACTATAATTTCGTGGAGCAGTATTTCCTGAGCTGGGCGAAGCTTGGCTCCCGCGACTCCAAGAAGATTATCCCGACGCAGTCGTCGCACAACCTCGAAATTTCCTGTAGCCTGAGCCAGGGCAAGTATAACATCTCCGCTGAAGTCCGCAACCTGACGGATGCGCGGCTTTACGATAAATATTACCTGCAAAAACCCGGGCGCGCCTTTTACCTGAAGGTGAGGTACGTCCTCTAA
- a CDS encoding DUF4374 domain-containing protein yields MFSIKKARQLALPILSLCASVAFTSCDSESDNPTPVEANPFVVSLAVAGSDGVFTYYTVPFEDVMSGTLSAVGQGVEQPGYYEFTQFDNTIYSIGGLDNKDVVGISQGEDGQLQRIGNVSFESGLADLIEVDANTLLGLELSSGSDMVKFHTIDANAVTVTNTRQRPVSDITNLRVPAYAGMRISGNHLFLSYYISDPATFNTAYTDKAQVAVYTYPGLEFVKVIEDERTGPIGGFNTKSGLIKDEKGDIYALSHSNPANGYSQTTRDGGILRIRSGEAAFDQNYFFDVEEVTGGKNIAHLKYLGNGKALAEINTAANTDQVRWSDGPLRTAIVDLYNKTVTYIDGIPEHPGHGRRLSALHNESFVYMAIQHNDKRNFVYKIDLQNNTATKGAEVNANFVAGFFRL; encoded by the coding sequence ATGTTTTCGATCAAAAAAGCAAGACAGCTGGCACTGCCTATTCTGAGCCTTTGTGCATCTGTTGCCTTTACCTCCTGCGACAGTGAATCGGATAACCCGACGCCTGTTGAAGCGAACCCGTTTGTGGTGTCGCTTGCCGTGGCGGGCAGCGATGGTGTTTTTACCTATTACACCGTTCCGTTTGAGGATGTGATGAGCGGCACCCTTTCTGCCGTGGGGCAGGGCGTTGAGCAGCCGGGCTACTATGAGTTCACGCAGTTTGACAACACCATCTACAGCATCGGCGGACTTGACAACAAGGATGTGGTGGGTATTTCGCAGGGGGAGGACGGACAGTTGCAGCGCATCGGAAACGTGTCGTTCGAAAGCGGCCTTGCCGACCTTATCGAAGTAGACGCGAACACCCTGCTGGGCCTGGAGTTGTCTTCCGGTTCAGACATGGTGAAATTCCATACCATTGATGCCAATGCGGTAACTGTAACCAATACCAGGCAGCGCCCGGTTTCCGATATTACAAACTTGAGGGTTCCGGCCTACGCGGGCATGCGCATCAGCGGCAACCACCTTTTCCTGAGCTACTACATCAGCGACCCGGCTACTTTTAACACCGCTTACACCGATAAGGCGCAGGTAGCTGTTTATACTTACCCGGGGCTGGAGTTTGTGAAGGTAATAGAGGACGAGCGCACCGGCCCGATTGGGGGCTTTAACACCAAGTCGGGACTTATTAAGGATGAGAAAGGGGATATCTATGCACTTTCTCACTCTAACCCGGCAAACGGCTACAGCCAGACCACCAGAGACGGCGGCATCCTGCGCATCAGAAGCGGCGAGGCAGCATTTGATCAGAACTATTTCTTTGATGTGGAGGAAGTAACCGGAGGCAAGAACATCGCGCACCTGAAGTATCTGGGTAACGGAAAAGCCCTTGCCGAAATCAACACGGCAGCCAATACGGACCAGGTAAGATGGTCGGATGGCCCCCTGCGCACAGCCATTGTAGACTTGTACAACAAAACAGTTACGTACATCGACGGTATTCCTGAGCATCCGGGCCACGGCAGAAGACTGTCTGCCCTGCACAACGAGAGCTTCGTGTACATGGCTATCCAGCACAATGACAAGCGAAACTTTGTGTACAAAATAGACCTGCAGAACAACACAGCCACCAAGGGCGCTGAAGTAAACGCCAACTTTGTAGCTGGCTTCTTCAGGCTGTAA
- a CDS encoding PepSY-associated TM helix domain-containing protein produces the protein MRKLNDWLHLWLGLGSGIVVFIVSITGCFYAFQQEIKDALEPWRFVEVQHKPFVPPSQLLDTAQTYMPGQTPTGLTYSNQEGAAAVGYEGLENGKHTFTAVFMNPYTGEFLQKQQALGEGQFDFFQFVLDGHRALWLPYEIGRPIVGIATLIFLVLLVTGLVMWWPRKWNKTNVKKSFNIKWNGSFKRVNYDLHNVVGFYSLLFAFVLAVTGLVWSFGWFADSLYYVTSGGEAMPVHSHPHSDVSRAGMASDTVSALDKAWYKTLAQEPDAQGFFMTPTLEHADDAIEVIAYQDHGSWYNRNEYYYDRYTLEHYRVKGDKYEEASFADQLYMLNYDIHIGAVWGLPGKVLAFFLSLICASLPVTGFLVWWNKKKKPKASITAADHQRKMKPQAGIAKV, from the coding sequence TTGAGAAAGCTGAATGATTGGCTGCACCTTTGGCTGGGCCTTGGCTCAGGCATTGTAGTATTTATCGTCAGCATCACGGGGTGTTTCTATGCCTTTCAGCAGGAAATAAAAGATGCCCTAGAGCCCTGGCGCTTTGTGGAGGTGCAGCATAAGCCTTTTGTGCCACCAAGCCAGCTGCTGGATACGGCTCAGACCTACATGCCCGGCCAAACACCCACAGGTCTGACGTACAGCAACCAGGAAGGCGCTGCGGCTGTAGGCTATGAGGGCCTCGAGAATGGAAAGCATACCTTTACGGCTGTCTTTATGAATCCCTATACCGGAGAGTTCCTGCAAAAGCAGCAGGCGCTGGGGGAGGGGCAGTTCGACTTTTTCCAGTTTGTGCTGGATGGCCACCGGGCACTTTGGCTGCCGTACGAAATAGGCCGCCCGATTGTGGGAATCGCTACGCTTATTTTTCTGGTGCTGCTTGTAACGGGCCTGGTGATGTGGTGGCCCCGGAAGTGGAATAAGACCAATGTCAAAAAGAGCTTTAACATTAAGTGGAACGGCAGTTTTAAGCGCGTAAACTACGACCTGCACAACGTGGTTGGCTTTTACAGCCTGCTCTTCGCCTTTGTACTGGCGGTAACGGGCCTGGTGTGGAGCTTCGGATGGTTTGCAGATTCCCTATACTATGTTACCTCCGGCGGAGAAGCCATGCCGGTTCACAGTCACCCGCACTCAGATGTCTCCAGAGCCGGAATGGCAAGCGATACCGTTTCAGCACTGGACAAAGCCTGGTACAAAACCCTGGCCCAGGAGCCAGACGCGCAGGGTTTCTTTATGACTCCTACACTGGAGCACGCGGACGATGCCATCGAAGTGATTGCCTACCAGGACCATGGCTCCTGGTATAACCGGAATGAGTATTATTATGACCGGTACACGCTGGAGCACTACCGTGTGAAAGGAGATAAGTATGAGGAGGCCAGTTTTGCAGACCAGCTCTACATGCTCAACTACGACATTCATATTGGGGCGGTGTGGGGCTTGCCAGGTAAAGTACTTGCTTTCTTTTTAAGTTTGATTTGTGCCAGCCTGCCTGTAACGGGCTTCTTGGTGTGGTGGAATAAAAAGAAGAAGCCAAAAGCAAGTATAACTGCGGCCGATCACCAGCGCAAGATGAAACCACAAGCCGGTATCGCCAAAGTATAG
- a CDS encoding DNA/RNA non-specific endonuclease — protein sequence MFKYTYRYFLFFLLLLAGCKESEVMPRNSLTLEEEQLLLGNPSGATAEKSNQSNYLITKPQYVLSYSRERGTPNWVSWHVTQDWLGTADRQDDFRADPALPEEWYHVTASSYRGSGFDRGHNTPSADRTKTAADNSATFLMTNMIPQAPKSNQELWANLEDYTRGLVRQGMEVYVVMGSYGRGGTGSNGSAKTIDNGRITVPSRIWKVLVLLPEGNNDLERIDSSTRVIAVDTPNTNTVRTDWGTYRTTVDAIEEATGYNLLSRLPEKVQQVLESQVDKGLTR from the coding sequence ATGTTTAAATATACTTACCGCTACTTCCTGTTTTTTCTGCTACTTCTGGCTGGCTGTAAGGAGTCTGAGGTGATGCCGCGGAACTCGCTTACCCTAGAGGAGGAGCAGTTGCTGCTGGGCAACCCCAGCGGCGCTACAGCCGAAAAGAGCAACCAGAGCAATTACCTGATTACAAAGCCGCAGTACGTGCTTTCCTACAGCCGTGAGCGCGGAACGCCTAACTGGGTAAGCTGGCACGTGACCCAGGACTGGCTGGGCACAGCCGACAGGCAGGATGATTTCCGGGCAGATCCCGCCTTGCCAGAGGAATGGTACCACGTTACGGCCAGCAGCTACCGGGGCAGTGGCTTCGATCGGGGACACAACACACCCTCCGCAGACCGGACCAAAACCGCCGCGGACAACTCTGCCACCTTCCTGATGACCAACATGATACCGCAGGCCCCGAAAAGCAATCAGGAGTTGTGGGCGAACCTCGAGGATTATACCCGTGGTCTGGTACGGCAGGGCATGGAGGTGTATGTGGTGATGGGCAGCTACGGCAGGGGCGGCACAGGTAGCAACGGCAGCGCCAAAACCATCGACAACGGCAGAATTACTGTGCCCAGCCGCATCTGGAAAGTGCTGGTGCTGCTGCCAGAGGGCAACAATGATCTGGAGCGGATTGACAGCTCCACGCGCGTGATAGCGGTAGACACACCCAACACCAACACTGTTCGCACAGACTGGGGAACGTACCGCACCACCGTAGATGCCATTGAGGAGGCTACCGGTTACAACCTGCTCTCCAGGCTTCCGGAAAAGGTGCAGCAAGTGTTGGAGAGCCAGGTGGATAAGGGATTAACGCGGTGA
- a CDS encoding nuclease A inhibitor family protein, whose protein sequence is MSDKEIDAATASLLRELRQLSEGLWYVSETDAPLEVVQYPAQGEKELTHAQLADWAGKPAGATVEKAELPYFFRNMTKESEGATEEERRDAQRFQELQRFLEQHLQHVQVYRVGQRSITAFILGEAPAGNLVGLKTELVET, encoded by the coding sequence ATGAGTGATAAAGAGATTGACGCTGCTACAGCTAGCTTGCTGAGAGAACTGCGCCAGCTTTCGGAGGGCCTGTGGTACGTAAGCGAGACAGACGCACCGCTGGAGGTGGTGCAGTATCCTGCTCAGGGCGAGAAAGAGTTAACTCACGCACAACTTGCGGATTGGGCAGGTAAGCCAGCCGGTGCAACGGTGGAAAAAGCGGAGCTTCCTTATTTCTTCAGAAACATGACGAAGGAAAGTGAGGGTGCGACAGAAGAGGAGCGGCGGGATGCTCAGCGCTTTCAGGAGTTACAGCGCTTTCTGGAGCAGCACCTGCAGCACGTGCAGGTATACCGGGTGGGACAACGAAGTATCACAGCCTTCATACTTGGGGAGGCCCCGGCGGGTAACCTGGTCGGGCTTAAAACGGAGCTGGTAGAAACGTGA